The nucleotide window GGTTCCAGGGAGTTTGGCGCGCGCGCCAAAGGGGTCAAATAGTTGGGTCATGCGTTACCTCTTGTGAAATCTTGGATTGTGGATTGCGGATTTCGGATTGAAAAGTGTTGGCCGCTTTCCTCTGGTGTGCAATTTGGGCGGCTGCCCCGTATCTTTCTAATTATAGCCAAAATGGGGATTGGGGAAACGGCCGTTTGTAGAGGTATAATCAACATTGAACGAGGAATGACAAACGACGAATAACTATTAACTATAAAAGAGGGCACAATATGGTAAGCGCAGTGGTTTTGTTGAATGTAGAACCAGGACAGGTGAACGAGGTGGGGGCGCGTCTGGCGGAGTTGAAAGGCATTAGCGAGGTGTTTTCGGTGGGTGGGCGTTATGACCTGGTAGCCATCATCCGCGTCAAAGACAATGACACAATGGCCCAGTTGGTGACGGAAAAGATGCACAGCGTGCCCGGCATCACCAACTCGGAAACGCTCATCGCCTTCCGCGTCTTTTCCGAACATGATCTGGCGGCGATGTTTTCGATTGGGCTGGAGTAGGGCGGGGGGACGGTGTTCAGTAATCAATAATCAGTAATCAGTAATCAGTGTTCAGTCTACTGAACACTGATTACTGAACACTGAAACTATCCGCCTAAGGAATCAATGTAGTCCAGCGAAATCTGCGCTGGGTAGAAGTTTTCGTTGACGGCCAGAGCCGATTGATACGCCTGTCGCGCTTCGGAAATGCGGCCTAACTCCAGTAGGACGTGCCCCTGATACCAGTAGGTTTCTTCCACATTGCGGCCCCCCTGCGTATCCAATGTCGCTTGAACCAGGTCCAATACGTCCTGGCCGCGACCAGCCTTCCAATACGCC belongs to Candidatus Leptovillus gracilis and includes:
- a CDS encoding Lrp/AsnC ligand binding domain-containing protein, which gives rise to MVSAVVLLNVEPGQVNEVGARLAELKGISEVFSVGGRYDLVAIIRVKDNDTMAQLVTEKMHSVPGITNSETLIAFRVFSEHDLAAMFSIGLE